A stretch of Prunus dulcis chromosome 6, ALMONDv2, whole genome shotgun sequence DNA encodes these proteins:
- the LOC117630988 gene encoding UDP-glucose iridoid glucosyltransferase-like: MEKKSQSGQLLVLVPCPYQGHINPMLKLGTFLHSKGFSISIVHTHFNSPNPSNHPEFTFFPIPDGLTADEISSGNVVAIVFAINANCKASFKQCLTDRVTEHERQNKITCIIYDEFMYFSESVANDLNIPRILLRTQSATNFIARNAVIRLHSKGCTPFPESMLVNSVDELHPLRFKDLPITIFDTLENYSKLLAIANNVRTSSAIIWNTLDCLEQSSLAKVQQQCQVPIFSIGPLHKIATVASSSLLEEDTGCVAWLDKQSHNSVIYVSLGSLASISEKELAEMAWGLINSRQPFLWVIRPGSICGSDWIELLPQGFLEAVGERSCIVKWAPQMEVLAHGAVGGFWSHCGWNSTLESISEGIPMLCRPCFSDQKVNARYVSEVWKIGIQLENELERGEIERAVRKLLVDDDGKGMRVRAKELKEKIEVSMKGGSTYHFLNELVELIKSF; encoded by the exons atgGAAAAGAAATCACAGAGTGGTCAACTGTTGGTCTTAGTTCCATGCCCATACCAAGGCCACATAAACCCTATGCTTAAGCTGGGTACCTTCCTTCACTCAAAGGGCTTTTCCATTTCAATTGTTCACACCCATTTCAACTCTCCAAACCCTTCAAACCACCCCGAATTCACCTTCTTTCCAATACCAGATGGCTTAACTGCTGATGAGATTTCATCTGGGAATGTAGTAGCTATTGTGTTTGCTATTAACGCCAATTGCAAAGCGAGTTTCAAACAATGCTTGACTGATAGAGTGACGGAACACGAACGGCAGAACAAAATCACCTGCATCATCTATGATGAATTTATGTACTTCTCTGAATCTGTGGCTAATGATCTAAACATTCCAAGAATCCTCTTACGCACGCAAAGTGCAACCAATTTTATTGCTCGCAATGCTGTAATACGACTTCATTCGAAAGGTTGCACTCCCTTCCCAG AATCTATGTTAGTGAACTCGGTGGATGAGCTTCATCCCCTCCGGTTTAAGGATCTGCCCATCACCATTTTTGACACTCTTGAAAACTATTCGAAACTATTGGCTATTGCCAACAATGTTAGGACATCCTCAGCCATCATTTGGAACACCCTGGACTGCCTTGAACAATCATCACTAGCAAAGGTCCAGCAACAATGTCAAGTTCCAATCTTCTCCATAGGTCCTCTTCACAAGATTGCAACAGTAGCCTCCAGTAGTTTACTAGAAGAAGACACAGGCTGTGTTGCGTGGCTTGACAAACAATCCCATAACTCAGTTATCTATGTAAGCTTGGGGAGTCTAGCATCCATCAGTGAGAAAGAACTAGCCGAAATGGCTTGGGGATTAATTAACAGCAGGCAACCTTTTTTGTGGGTGATTAGGCCCGGATCAATTTGCGGTTCAGATTGGATCGAGCTACTGCCTCAAGGTTTCCTAGAAGCTGTTGGAGAAAGAAGTTGCATCGTGAAATGGGCACCCCAGATGGAAGTCTTGGCACATGGCGCAGTGGGCGGGTTCTGGAGCCATTGTGGTTGGAACTCAACCCTGGAAAGTATATCTGAAGGCATTCCGATGTTATGCAGGCCGTGCTTTAGTGATCAGAAGGTGAATGCAAGGTATGTAAGCGAAGTATGGAAAATAGGGATACAATTGGAGAATGAATTAGAGAggggagagatagagagagctGTTAGGAAACTTCTGGTAGATGATGACGGGAAGGGAATGAGGGTGAGGGCCAAGgagttgaaggagaaaatagAAGTCAGTATGAAGGGTGGCTCTACCTACCATTTCTTGAATGAGCTTGTGGAGCTTATAAAGTCATTTTAA
- the LOC117632145 gene encoding UDP-glycosyltransferase 76E2-like, whose product MEKKAQSGHRLVLVPCPYQGHINPMLQLGTFLHSKGFSISIVHTHFNSPNPSNHPEFTFFPIPDGLTADEISSGNAVAIMFTINANCKASFKQCLTDRVTEQEPQNKITCIIYDEFMYFSESVANDLNIPRILLRTQSATNFIARNTLIRLHSKGCTPFPDSMSLNLVPELHPLRFKDLPISIFDTLENVLKLMANGHDVRTSSAIIWNTLDCLEQSSLAQIQQQCQVPIFSIGPLHKIATAASSSSLLEEDTSCIAWLDKQSHNSVIYVSLGSLAFISEKELFEMAWGLINSRQPFLWVIRPGSVCDSDGIELLPQGFSEAVGERGCIVTWAPQMEVLAHGAVGGFWSHCGWNSTLESMSEGVPMLCRPCSSDQKVNARCVSQVWKIGLQLENELERGEIERAVKKLMVDDDGKGMRVRAKDLKEKIEVSMKGGSSYHCLNKLVELIRSF is encoded by the exons atgGAAAAGAAAGCACAGAGTGGTCACAGGTTGGTCTTAGTCCCATGTCCATACCAAGGCCACATAAATCCTATGCTCCAGCTGGGCACCTTCCTTCACTCAAAGGGCTTTTCCATTTCAATTGTTCACACCCATTTCAACTCTCCAAACCCTTCAAACCACCCTGAATTCACCTTCTTTCCAATACCAGATGGCTTAACTGCTGATGAGATTTCATCTGGGAATGCAGTAGCTATTATGTTCACTATTAACGCCAATTGCAAAGCGAGTTTCAAACAATGCTTGACTGATAGAGTGACGGAACAGGAACCACAGAACAAAATCACCTGCATCATCTATGATGAATTTATGTACTTCTCTGAATCTGTGGCTAATGATCTAAACATTCCAAGAATCCTCTTACGCACACAAAGCGCTACCAATTTTATTGCTCGCAACACTCTAATACGACTTCATTCGAAAGGTTGCACTCCCTTCCCAG ATTCTATGTCACTGAACTTGGTGCCCGAGCTTCATCCCCTCAGGTTCAAGGATCTGCCCATCTCCATTTTCGACACACTTGAAAACGTTTTGAAACTAATGGCAAATGGACACGATGTTAGGACATCCTCAGCCATCATTTGGAACACCCTGGACTGCCTTGAGCAATCATCACTAGCACAGATCCAGCAACAATGTCAAGTTCCAATCTTCTCCATAGGTCCCCTTCACAAGATTGCAACAGCAGCCTCCAGTAGTAGTTTACTAGAAGAAGACACCAGCTGCATTGCGTGGCTTGACAAACAATCCCATAACTCAGTTATCTATGTAAGCTTGGGGAGCTTAGCATTCATAAGTGAGAAAGAGCTATTCGAAATGGCTTGGGGATTAATCAACAGCAGGCAACCTTTTTTGTGGGTGATCAGGCCCGGATCAGTTTGTGATTCTGATGGGATTGAGCTACTGCCTCAAGGTTTCTCAGAAGCTGTTGGAGAAAGAGGTTGCATTGTAACATGGGCACCCCAGATGGAAGTCTTGGCTCATGGCGCAGTGGGCGGGTTTTGGAGCCATTGTGGTTGGAACTCAACCCTGGAAAGTATGTCTGAAGGGGTTCCAATGTTATGCAGGCCGTGCTCTAGCGATCAGAAGGTGAATGCAAGGTGTGTGAGCCAAGTATGGAAAATAGGGTTACAATTGGAGAATGAAttagagagaggagagattGAGAGAGCTGTTAAAAAACTTATGGTAGATGATGATGGGAAGGGAATGAGGGTGAGGGCCAAGgatttgaaagagaaaatagaAGTTAGTATGAAGGGTGGCTCTTCCTACCATTGCTTGAATAAGCTTGTGGAGCTTATAAGGTCATTTTAA
- the LOC117631414 gene encoding UDP-glucose iridoid glucosyltransferase-like: MENKTQSCKRLVLVPCPYQGHINPMLQLGTFLHSKGFSITIVHTHFNSPNPSNHPEFTFLPIPDGLTEHEILSGNLVAILLALNANCKASFQQCLTQLMEQEPQNSISIIYDDIMYFSEAVANYLNIPSIVLRTVSITNFIARSTVLQLLSKGSFPFPESMSRDPVPDLDPLRFKDLPISNFDTYENYSKLVVNLHKVRTSSAVIWNTVDCLEQSSLAQIQQQCQVPIFTIGPLHKIATAASTSLLEEDMGCIAWLDKQSHNSVIYVSLGSVASISEKELAEMAWGLAKSKQPFLWVIRPGSICGSDWIELLPQGFIEAIGEKGCIVKWAPQRQVLAHDAVGGFWSHCGWNSTLESLSEGVPMICWPCFSDQKVHARYVSQVCKIGIQLENELERGEIERAVRELMVDDDGKGIRARAKELKEKIEVSMKGGSSYHCLNELVKLIRSF, from the exons ATGGAAAATAAAACACAGAGCTGTAAAAGGTTGGTTTTAGTCCCATGTCCATACCAAGGCCACATAAATCCAATGCTTCAGCTTGGTACCTTCCTTCACTCAAAGGGTTTTTCGATCACAATTGTTCACACTCATTTCAACTCTCCCAACCCTTCAAACCACCCTGAATTCACCTTCCTTCCGATACCAGATGGCCTCACTGAACACGAAATTTTGTCTGGGAATTTAGTAGCTATTCTGTTGGCTCTTAATGCCAATTGCAAAGCAAGCTTCCAGCAATGCTTGACTCAACTGATGGAGCAAGAACCACAGAACAGCATTAGCATCATCTATGATGACATCATGTACTTCTCCGAAGCTGTGGCTAATTATCTGAACATTCCAAGTATCGTCTTACGCACTGTCAGCATTACCAATTTTATTGCCCGCAGCACTGTCCTACAACTTCTTTCAAAAGGTTCCTTTCCCTTCCCAG AATCTATGTCACGGGACCCGGTTCCCGACCTTGATCCCCTCAGGTTCAAGGATCTTCCCATCTCCAACTTTGACACATATGAGAACTATTCAAAACTAGTAGTTAATTTACACAAAGTCAGGACATCCTCAGCCGTCATTTGGAACACTGTGGACTGCCTTGAGCAATCATCACTGGCACAGATCCAGCAACAATGTCAAGTTCCAATCTTCACCATAGGTCCTCTTCACAAGATTGCAACAGCAGCTTCAACTAGTTTACTAGAAGAGGACATGGGATGCATTGCGTGGCTTGACAAGCAATCCCATAACTCAGTTATCTATGTAAGCTTGGGAAGTGTAGCATCCATTAGTGAGAAAGAACTAGCTGAGATGGCTTGGGGGTTAGCTAAGAGCAAGCAACCTTTCCTGTGGGTGATCAGGCCCGGATCAATTTGTGGTTCTGATTGGATTGAGCTATTGCCTCAAGGTTTCATAGAAGCTATTGGAGAAAAAGGTTGCATAGTGAAATGGGCACCCCAGAGGCAAGTTCTGGCGCATGACGCGGTGGGTGGGTTTTGGAGCCATTGCGGTTGGAATTCAACGCTGGAAAGTTTATCAGAAGGGGTTCCGATGATATGTTGGCCGTGTTTTAGCGATCAGAAGGTGCATGCAAGGTATGTGAGCCAAGTATGTAAAATAGGGATACAACTGGAGAATGAATTAGAGAggggagagatagagagagctGTTAGAGAACTTATGGTAGATGATGATGGGAAGGGAATCAGGGCGAGGGCCAaggaattgaaggagaaaatagAAGTTAGTATGAAGGGTGGCTCTTCCTACCATTGCTTGAATGAACTTGTGAAGCTTATAAGGTCATTTTGA